A region of Argentina anserina chromosome 5, drPotAnse1.1, whole genome shotgun sequence DNA encodes the following proteins:
- the LOC126795027 gene encoding elongator complex protein 3 translates to MATAVVAASAADPIRKQPRPGRGGFEAHGLSEEEARVRAIAEIVGSMVDLSRRGQNVDLNALKTAACRKYGLARAPKLVEMIAALPESDREALLPKLKAKPVRTASGIAVVAVMSKPHRCPHIATTGNICVYCPGGPDSDFEYSTQSYTGYEPTSMRAIRARYNPYVQARGRIDQLKRLGHSVDKVEYILMGGTFMSLPADYRDYFIRNLHDALSGHTSANVEEAVAYSEHGATKCIGMTIETRPDYCLGPHLRQMLTYGCTRLEIGVQSTYEDVARDTNRGHTVAAVADCFCLAKDAGFKVVAHMMPDLPNVGVERDMESFREFFESPLFRADGLKIYPTLVIRGTGLYELWKTGRYRNYPPEQLVDIVARILAMVPPWTRVYRVQRDIPMPLVTSGVEKGNLRELALARMEDLGLKCRDVRTREAGIQDIHHQIKPDEVELVRRDYTANEGWETFLSYEDTRQDILVGLLRLRKCGRNTTCPELMGKCSVVRELHVYGTAVPVHGRDAGKLQHQGYGTLLMEEAERIARREHRSTKVAVISGVGTRHYYRKLGYELEGPYMVKLLA, encoded by the exons ATGGCGACAGCGGTGGTGGCGGCGTCGGCAGCCGATCCCATCCGTAAGCAACCCCGTCCGGGCCGGGGCGGGTTCGAAGCCCATGGACTATCCGAAGAAGAGGCCCGCGTCCGTGCCATAGCCGAAATCGTCGGCTCCATGGTCGACCTCTCCCGGCGCGGCCAAAACGTCGACCTCAACGCCCTCAAAACTGCCGCGTGCCGCAAGTACGGCCTCGCACGCGCGCCGAAGCTGGTGGAGATGATCGCCGCGCTTCCGGAGTCGGACCGCGAGGCTCTGCTCCCCAAGCTGAAAGCCAAGCCAGTCCGAACCGCCTCCGGAATCGCCGTCGTGGCCGTGATGTCGAAGCCTCACCGGTGCCCTCACATCGCCACCACCGGGAATATTTGCGTCTACTGCCCCGGCGGGCCCGACTCGGATTTTGAGTACAGTACTCAGTCTTATACTGGATACGAGCCTACTAGCATGCGCGCCATTCGAGCCAG ATACAATCCGTATGTTCAGGCTAGAGGCAGGATAGATCAGCTGAAGCGATTGGGTCACAGTGTCGACAAG GTTGAATACATCTTAATGGGTGGTACATTCATGTCACTGCCAGCAGATTATCGTGATTACTTTATTAGAAATCTCCATGATGCATTATCTGGCCACACTTCTGCCAATGTTGAAGAGGCAGTCGCCTACTCTGAGCATGGAGCTACTAAATGTATTGGGATGACCATTGAAAC GAGGCCAGATTACTGCCTTGGGCCACACTTGAGACAGATGCTTACTTATGGTTGCACACGGTTGGAGATTGGAGTTCAAAGTACATATGAGGATGTGGCTCGTGACACTAATAGAGGTCATACAGTAGCTGCAGTGGCTGATTGTTTCTGCTTGGCAAAGGATGCTGGTTTCAAG GTTGTTGCACACATGATGCCTGATCTTCCAAACGTAGGGGTTGAGAGAGACATGGAAAGCTTTCGAGAGTTTTTTGAGAGCCCCTTGTTCAGAGCAGATGGACTTAAAATTTATCCAACACTTGTCATCCGTGGAACTGGACTTTATGAGCTGTGGAAAACTGGAAG GTATAGAAATTATCCACCTGAGCAACTTGTGGACATAGTAGCCAGGATCCTAGCCATGGTACCCCCTTGGACACGTGTTTATAGAGTTCAGAGGGACATTCCAATGCCTTTAGTTACTTCTGGAGTTGAGAAAGGAAACCTTCGAGAGCTAGCTCTAGCTCGGATGGAAGACTTGGGCTTAAAGTGTCGTGATGTTCGAACACGAGAGGCTGGGATTCAG GACATACATCACCAAATAAAGCCAGATGAAGTTGAACTTGTTCGCCGTGATTATACAGCAAATGAAGGTTGGGAAACATTTCTTTCATATGAAGATACACGCCAG GATATTCTAGTTGGGTTGTTGCGATTAAGAAAATGTGGCCGAAATACTACCTGTCCTGAACTCATGGGAAAGTGTTCTGTTGTTCGTGAACTCCATGTTTATGGGACTGCTGTTCCAGTTCATGGGCGGGATGCTGGCAAGCTGCAACACCAG GGCTATGGTACACTTTTGATGGAAGAAGCCGAACGAATTGCTAGAAGGGAGCACAGATCGACAAAGGTTGCTGTCATTTCAGGAGTAGGAACTCGTCACTACTATAGGAAATTAGGATATGAGCTTGAAGGGCCTTACATGGTTAAACTTCTTGCATAA
- the LOC126795042 gene encoding uncharacterized protein LOC126795042 yields MLKSTFTPLFSTIPAKPRLPKPSPSTILRAFTQSPPPVRRNASLATRPPPTSAYVHLPFCRKRCHYCDFTIIALGSSPPSNQSQEGDPRMVNYVQLLCREINATKAQHEPHPPLETVFFGGGTPSLVPPKLVSSVLETLRSRFGLSLDAEVSMEMDPGTFDGEKMKGMMELGVNRVSLGVQAFQDELLKSCGRAHGIKEVYEAIEVVGSCGVENWSMDLISSLPHQTPEMWEESLRLTIEARPPHVSVYDLQVEQGTKFGRLYTPGEFPLPSETRSAEFYRMASRMLSDAGYEHYEISSYGKSGFQCKHNQTYWKNKPFYGFGLGAASHVGGVRFSRPKMMKEYSGYVEKLENGLVECGGSEHIDAKDVAMDVVMLSLRTSRGLDLKSFGEAYGSSLVVSLCEVYKPYVESGHVVFLGEQRRAMNVEELNTFTQDKEEIERSIAYIRLSDPDGFLLSNELISLAFAVVSP; encoded by the exons ATGCTTAAGTCGACTTTCACACCCTTATTCTCAACCATTCCCGCCAAACCGAGACTCCCAAAACCATCACCTTCCACCATTCTCCGAGCCTTCACACAAAGCCCACCACCTGTTCGACGAAATGCCTCACTCGCCACTCGTCCACCTCCTACTTCCGCCTACGTCCACCTCCCCTTCTGCCGCAAACGCTGCCACTACTGTGACTTCACCATCATCGCCCTCGGCTCTTCTCCTCCTTCAAACCAATCCCAAGAGGGCGACCCACGAATGGTGAACTATGTCCAACTCCTGTGCCGTGAAATCAACGCCACAAAAGCACAACACGAGCCCCACCCGCCTCTCGAAACCGTCTTCTTCGGAGGCGGCACGCCGTCTCTTGTGCCCCCAAAGCTTGTTTCTTCCGTTTTGGAGACTCTGAGGTCGAGATTCGGGCTGAGCTTGGATGCTGAGGTATCTATGGAAATGGACCCCGGGACTTTTGATGGTGAGAAAATGAAGGGGATGATGGAGTTGGGTGTGAATAGAGTGTCGTTGGGAGTTCAGGCTTTTCAAGATGAGTTGTTGAAGTCTTGTGGGAGAGCTCATGGTATTAAGGAGGTTTATGAGGCTATTGAGGTTGTCGGGTCGTGTGGGGTTGAGAATTGGAGTATGGATCTTATCTCTTCTCTGCCTCACCAGACCCCGGAAATGTGGGAAGAGAGCTTGAGGCTAACAATCGAAGCTCGGCCTCCGCATGTATCAGTATACGATTTGCAAGTGGAACAAGGCACGAAATTCGGGAGATT GTATACACCAGGGGAGTTCCCATTGCCGTCTGAAACACGGTCTGCTGAGTTCTATAGAATGGCGTCTCggatgctttctgatgctggCTATGAGCACTATGAAATTAGCAGCTATGGCAAGAGCGGGTTTCAGTGCAAGCATAATCAAACTTACTGGAAGAACAAGCCTTTCTATGGCTTTGGCCTCGGCGCTGCTAGCCATGTTGGCGGTGTGAGGTTTTCGAGACCCAAAATGATGAAAGAGTACAGTGGTTATGTGGAGAAATTGGAAAATGGGTTGGTGGAATGTGGTGGGAGTGAACATATTGATGCTAAGGATGTGGCCATGGATGTTGTTATGCTCTCTCTAAGAACTTCAAGAGGTCTGGATTTGAAGAGTTTTGGAGAGGCATATGGTAGCTCCCTTGTTGTTTCTCTTTGCGAGGTTTATAAACCTTATGTTGAAAGTGGGCATGTGGTTTTCTTGGGTGAGCAGAGAAGGGCCATGAATGTGGAAGAACTGAACACCTTCACACAAGACAAAGAAGAGATCGAGAGAAGTATTGCCTACATTCGTCTAAGTGATCCAGATGGTTTCCTTTTATCGAATGAATTGATATCCCTTGCATTTGCAGTTGTATCTCCATAA
- the LOC126795066 gene encoding uncharacterized protein LOC126795066 yields the protein MKYTTSLFVLILFLLSLSCSAQKNQDSESFAASRLLQEEERHEIHCSRERSRAAWKIIEEYLMPFVKKERYEISSKCRLHPDNDLFRDQEQHKIHLDINEWQCAYCKKSFRAENFLDQHFDSRHNNLLNVSGSKCLADLCGALHCDAVMNTQSSKKKCNPEATARNRHLCEGLANSCFPSNHGPSAHRLNELFLHQFCHPHTCSGKQKPFSRGGQKQVHVFYLAISILTLMLLPIFYVILFLHQREMRKGTQELRRIPKDALKKKPS from the exons ATGAAGTACACGACGAGCCTATTCGTTTTGATTCTTTTCCTGTTATCGTTATCCTGTTCTGCCCAGAAAAACCAG GACTCTGAAAGCTTTGCAGCTTCAag GCTTCTACAAGAAGAAGAGCGTCATGAAATACATTGTTCCAGAGAAAGAAGTAGGGCGGCATGGAAGATTATTGAGGAG TATTTGATGCCATTTGTGAAAAAAGAACGCTATGAGATCTCAAGTAAGTGTCGCCTTCATCCTGATAATGACCTATTTAGGGATCAGGAACAGCACAAGATTCATTTGGATATAAATGAATGGCAGTGCGCATACTGCAAGAAGAGCTTCCGTGCCGAAAATTTTCTTGATCAGCATTTCGACAGCAGACACAACAATCTTCTGAATGTA AGCGGAAGCAAGTGCTTAGCTGATCTATGTGGAGCTTTGCATTGTGATGCTGTAATGAATACCCAGTCAAGCAAAAAGAAGTGCAATCCTGAAGCTACTGCAAGGAATCGCCACCTATGTGAG GGTCTTGCTAATAGCTGTTTTCCATCCAATCATGGGCCCTCAGCACACCGTCTTAATG AATTGTTCTTGCACCAGTTCTGTCATCCTCACACTTGCTCGGGAAAGCAGAAACCCTTTTCTAGAGGAGGACAG AAGCAAGTACATGTATTCTACCTGGCTATTTCCATACTGACTCTGATGCTGCTCCCTATTTTCTATGTGATTCTTTTTTTACACCAAAG AGAGATGAGAAAGGGAACCCAAGAGCTCAGACGGATCCCAAAAGATGCCCTAAAAAAGAAACCCTCGTAG